The segment CTGCTGGTGGTGATTTCGGTTGCTGCCGCCTATTACATGGCGTTTTTTAACGTGGTGATTGGCTATGGCATTGTCGCCTCGGTAATGACCACCGATGTGGATCTGTCAAAAGAAGTGATCGGCCTGCATTTCGTGCTGTGGATGGTGCTGGTGAGTGCCCTGCCGCTGCTGATGATTTGGCGCAACAACCTGAGTAAGACGCTGATTGAGCAGCTGAAAACCCCAGGCCAGCGCATCAAACCAACCCTGATTCTGTTGCTGAGCGTGGCGCTGGTGTGGCTGCCGATTCGCTATTTTGACAAGCTGCAAAAAGCCAACGAAGAGATCACCAATATCGATCTGCCCAGCTACGGCGGTGTGGTGGCGCACTCCTATCTGCCTTCAAACTGGATTGCCGCGCTGGGGCTGTTTGCCTGGACCAAACTGGATGAAGAAGTGGACAGTCAGGCGCTGCTGGACCCGGCGAAAAAGTTTACTTATGTGGCCCCGGCAGGAATTGATGATACCTACGTGGTGTTTGTGATTGGTGAAACCACGCGCTGGGACCATATGGGGTTGTTGGGCTATCAGCGCGATACCACGCCGAAGCTATCGAAAGAGAAAAACCTGGTGGCGTTCCGCGGCGAGTCTTGTGATACCGCCACTAAGCTGTCGCTGCGCTGCATGTTCGTACGCGAAGGCGGCACGATGAATAATCCCGGTCGTACCCTGAAAGAGCAGAACATTTTCGCGGTACTGAAAGAACTGGGTTTCACCTCCGAGTTGTTCGCCATGCAAAGTGAAGTGTGGTTTTACGATAACGCCGATGTGAATAACTTCTCTTTCCGCGAACAAATTGGCTCTGAGAAGCGTAATCAGGGAAAACCGGTGGATGATATGCTGCTGGTGCCGGAATTGCAGGCATCGCTGGAGCGTTATCCACAAGGTAAGCATCTGGTGGTGCTGCATACCAAAGGTTCACATTACCTGTATTCGCAGCGTTATCCGCGCAGCTTCGCCCGCTACCAACCGGAGTGTATGGGGGTGGATGAAACCTGTAGTAAAGCGCAGTTGATTAACGCTTATGACAACTCGATTTTATACGTCGATACGATGCTCGATAGCGTGTTTGATCAGCTGCGTGATAAGAAGGCGATTGTGTTTTATGCCGCTGACCACGGTGAGTCGATCAGCGAGAATATGCATCTGCACGGTACACCGCGTGAGATGGCACCACCGGAGCAGTTTCGGGTACCGATGATCGTCTGGGCCTCGGATAAGTATTTGGCCGACCCCAACAATCGCAGCAATTTTGAGCGTTTACAGGCGCAGCAGCGTGTTGGCAAGACGCATCGTCACGTCGAGTTGTTTGATACCATTCTCGGCTGTCTGGGCTATACCTCACCGGACGGCGGTATTAAAGCGGCGAACAACTGGTGTCAGGCACCGGCGGTTACCTCTGAGGCCAAACCGCTGTAATTTTGCCTGAACTTATTGAGCAGCGGGGGCTTTTTCTCCGCTGC is part of the Pantoea phytobeneficialis genome and harbors:
- the eptB gene encoding kdo(2)-lipid A phosphoethanolamine 7''-transferase, which codes for MNYIKTLTQQELSLMLALYIGILLNLPIFYRRFDGFLTKSSLTNWASALVEVVAAVLLTFFLMRLLSLGGKWAYRVLASLLVVISVAAAYYMAFFNVVIGYGIVASVMTTDVDLSKEVIGLHFVLWMVLVSALPLLMIWRNNLSKTLIEQLKTPGQRIKPTLILLLSVALVWLPIRYFDKLQKANEEITNIDLPSYGGVVAHSYLPSNWIAALGLFAWTKLDEEVDSQALLDPAKKFTYVAPAGIDDTYVVFVIGETTRWDHMGLLGYQRDTTPKLSKEKNLVAFRGESCDTATKLSLRCMFVREGGTMNNPGRTLKEQNIFAVLKELGFTSELFAMQSEVWFYDNADVNNFSFREQIGSEKRNQGKPVDDMLLVPELQASLERYPQGKHLVVLHTKGSHYLYSQRYPRSFARYQPECMGVDETCSKAQLINAYDNSILYVDTMLDSVFDQLRDKKAIVFYAADHGESISENMHLHGTPREMAPPEQFRVPMIVWASDKYLADPNNRSNFERLQAQQRVGKTHRHVELFDTILGCLGYTSPDGGIKAANNWCQAPAVTSEAKPL